In one Candidatus Lokiarchaeota archaeon genomic region, the following are encoded:
- a CDS encoding 50S ribosomal protein L32e gives MSGSSKEKPTLKDLDGVGPTLQERLKESGYSSLKKLAKAQPEKVAEVKGISESKAEDLIAQAKKLVPKPKKKKKKAKKKEPSLSDISGVGPTLEERLIDAGYKNLNDLARAEAEEVATKVDGISESRAEEMISAAEDMLPEKAKKKKKAKKPTPPKEAAAPEEPGPEMDTEPEVDERIWRIAKKKKQRKPKFRHNQAHRWKRVDDSWRRVRGIDSDIREKKKGHIKMPSAGFRTPKEVRGLHPSGYEEVLVHRPADLEGLDPTKQAVRIGGTVGERKRQNIIQKADAMMLRVLNPGVEEAIIEEELFEELEGLEDIEVE, from the coding sequence ATGTCAGGAAGTTCCAAAGAAAAACCCACTCTCAAGGATTTGGATGGCGTAGGACCTACGCTACAGGAGAGATTGAAAGAGAGTGGATATTCGTCACTCAAGAAACTTGCAAAAGCTCAACCTGAAAAAGTTGCGGAAGTAAAAGGTATCAGCGAGAGCAAAGCTGAGGACCTTATTGCACAAGCGAAGAAGCTTGTACCTAAGCCAAAAAAGAAGAAAAAGAAAGCAAAGAAGAAAGAACCGTCGTTGAGTGACATATCAGGTGTGGGGCCTACTCTTGAAGAGAGACTGATTGATGCAGGATACAAGAATCTCAATGACTTGGCACGGGCAGAAGCTGAAGAAGTTGCTACCAAGGTTGATGGAATAAGCGAAAGCAGAGCAGAGGAAATGATTTCAGCGGCGGAGGATATGCTTCCCGAGAAGGCAAAGAAAAAGAAGAAGGCAAAGAAGCCAACTCCTCCCAAGGAGGCAGCGGCTCCAGAAGAACCGGGTCCTGAAATGGATACTGAACCAGAAGTTGATGAACGGATTTGGAGAATAGCGAAGAAAAAGAAGCAACGAAAACCCAAATTCAGACACAATCAAGCTCATCGATGGAAGAGAGTAGATGATTCCTGGAGGCGAGTACGCGGAATCGATAGTGATATCCGTGAAAAGAAGAAAGGGCACATAAAGATGCCATCTGCTGGCTTTCGTACACCTAAGGAAGTACGAGGGCTTCATCCTTCAGGATACGAAGAGGTGCTTGTTCATCGTCCTGCAGACCTAGAAGGACTGGATCCCACAAAACAAGCTGTCCGGATTGGCGGTACTGTCGGAGAGAGGAAGCGTCAGAATATCATTCAGAAAGCTGATGCAATGATGCTTAGAGTTCTCAACCCGGGTGTAGAGGAAGCTATCATCGAAGAAGAACTATTCGAGGAGCTCGAAGGCTTAGAAGATATCGAGGTGGAATGA
- a CDS encoding 50S ribosomal protein L6 gives MSTEAAYEQRIEIPDEVDVTIEEKTIKVAGELGDLERSFPEPLVDFSIEENELVATTPISRKNTRALVGTVIAHTRNMMIGVTKGYTYEMKIVYSHFPITVERDGDVVLIKNFIGEQGPRRARVMGDVEIETTDDDVIISGIDIEAVSQTAANIQQSLKIRDKDRRIFLDGVYVIRKRKGDEIESIV, from the coding sequence ATGTCCACAGAAGCAGCATACGAACAAAGAATAGAGATTCCTGATGAAGTAGACGTTACAATCGAGGAAAAGACAATCAAAGTTGCAGGAGAGCTTGGTGACTTAGAAAGAAGCTTTCCGGAACCTCTGGTAGATTTCTCTATAGAAGAAAACGAGCTAGTAGCTACAACCCCTATTTCTCGTAAGAATACAAGGGCATTGGTGGGAACCGTCATTGCGCACACTCGCAACATGATGATAGGTGTGACAAAAGGTTACACCTACGAGATGAAAATCGTCTACAGCCACTTTCCAATAACTGTGGAACGTGATGGAGACGTGGTGCTCATCAAGAATTTCATTGGAGAGCAAGGACCACGTCGAGCAAGAGTAATGGGAGACGTGGAAATCGAAACCACAGATGATGACGTTATCATTAGTGGAATAGACATCGAAGCCGTTTCTCAAACAGCAGCCAATATTCAGCAATCACTGAAGATCAGAGACAAAGACAGGCGAATCTTCCTTGATGGCGTCTATGTTATCAGGAAGAGGAAAGGCGACGAAATCGAATCAATAGTCTAA
- a CDS encoding 30S ribosomal protein S8: MTLLDPLADAMSTIYNSELVGKPEISIAPASSLIERVLRVMQMTGYIGEFERIDDGKAGRFRVQLMGRTNKCGVVKPRFPVKHDGYEKFEKEYLPAYDYGVLIITTPQGVMTHREAKKRGIGGRLLAYVY, from the coding sequence ATGACATTATTAGATCCATTGGCTGATGCGATGTCAACCATCTATAACTCGGAATTAGTCGGAAAACCAGAAATATCCATCGCTCCAGCATCTAGTCTGATTGAGCGAGTACTTCGAGTCATGCAAATGACTGGATACATCGGAGAATTCGAAAGAATTGATGATGGAAAAGCAGGTAGATTTAGAGTTCAACTGATGGGCCGGACGAACAAGTGCGGTGTAGTCAAACCGAGATTTCCAGTCAAACATGATGGTTATGAGAAGTTTGAGAAAGAATACTTGCCCGCCTATGACTACGGTGTTCTCATAATAACTACCCCACAAGGGGTCATGACACATCGAGAAGCCAAGAAACGTGGAATTGGTGGAAGATTACTGGCTTATGTATATTGA
- a CDS encoding 30S ribosomal protein S14, giving the protein MTNNDENETKPRGKGNRTCMRCGTHQGIIRRYNLNLCRRCFREVAEKLGFRKYS; this is encoded by the coding sequence ATGACGAACAATGATGAAAATGAGACGAAACCGAGAGGCAAAGGAAATAGAACTTGTATGCGCTGTGGTACACATCAGGGCATTATTCGTCGATATAATCTGAATCTTTGCCGACGTTGCTTCAGGGAGGTAGCGGAGAAACTCGGATTCCGTAAATACAGCTAA
- a CDS encoding 50S ribosomal protein L5, with amino-acid sequence MSIPNEELYVQDWQAYPMRQPKIAKVVVDMCTSGGDELDKAETILEKLTHQEPVYSRAKQTVREFGIRRREPIAVRVTLRHEKAENFLERALEAKENTLLIKNWDQSGNFAFGIDEHINIPGIEYDPDLGIQGMNITVCVERPGFRIKRRRKRKKKIPYRHRITPEESMVFIKEKFGVEILEKERERTYLF; translated from the coding sequence ATGAGTATACCAAATGAAGAACTGTACGTCCAAGATTGGCAAGCATATCCAATGAGACAGCCGAAGATAGCGAAAGTAGTTGTCGATATGTGCACCAGTGGCGGAGATGAGCTAGACAAAGCGGAGACTATTCTTGAGAAGCTTACCCACCAAGAACCCGTATACTCCAGAGCAAAACAGACGGTTCGTGAGTTTGGTATTCGTCGTAGAGAGCCCATAGCGGTAAGAGTTACGCTTCGACACGAAAAAGCAGAGAACTTCTTGGAAAGAGCCCTTGAAGCGAAAGAAAACACTCTCCTAATCAAAAATTGGGATCAGAGCGGCAATTTCGCATTTGGAATAGATGAGCATATCAACATTCCAGGTATCGAATACGATCCAGACCTTGGCATACAGGGCATGAATATTACTGTGTGTGTAGAGAGGCCTGGTTTCAGGATAAAGCGAAGGAGAAAACGGAAAAAGAAGATACCATACCGCCATAGAATTACACCAGAAGAAAGTATGGTATTCATCAAGGAAAAGTTTGGCGTTGAGATTCTTGAGAAGGAAAGGGAGCGAACATATCTCTTCTGA
- a CDS encoding 30S ribosomal protein S4e yields MARRGQKKHQKRLPAPKHWPIPRKETKFVARVIPGPHPKEHCLTLTLLLREVLGYAENMREVKAILSSEQLKVDGIIRKDPRFPVGLMDVIHIESSDERFRLLPHVKGGFELHPIDDEEAKIKLCRIEKKQMVPGGKVQLTLHDGKNILLPEGEDQSSYSPYDTLKITVPEQDILKVIPLKDGVDALVTRGKNVGMEGTIIKIQKQLGTHASTVTIQDRQGDRFETALDYIFALGEDKPEISLGGNSK; encoded by the coding sequence ATGGCACGTCGCGGACAGAAAAAACACCAGAAACGTTTGCCAGCACCGAAGCATTGGCCCATTCCAAGAAAGGAGACCAAGTTTGTTGCAAGGGTTATTCCAGGGCCACATCCAAAAGAACACTGCCTTACACTAACTCTCTTACTAAGAGAAGTTCTTGGATACGCCGAGAATATGCGTGAAGTAAAGGCAATACTTTCTAGTGAGCAGTTGAAAGTTGATGGAATCATACGTAAAGATCCAAGATTCCCTGTTGGTCTTATGGATGTAATCCATATAGAGTCTTCAGATGAAAGATTCCGTCTTTTGCCTCATGTAAAAGGTGGATTTGAACTTCACCCCATTGATGATGAGGAAGCAAAAATCAAACTTTGCCGAATTGAGAAGAAGCAGATGGTTCCCGGAGGGAAAGTTCAGCTTACGCTTCATGATGGAAAGAACATATTGCTTCCTGAAGGCGAGGACCAGTCAAGTTACTCTCCCTATGATACGCTCAAAATCACAGTGCCTGAGCAGGACATACTGAAGGTCATTCCGCTCAAGGACGGGGTAGATGCACTGGTTACACGTGGAAAGAACGTCGGTATGGAAGGAACCATCATAAAAATTCAGAAACAACTCGGTACTCATGCGAGTACTGTAACAATTCAAGATAGACAGGGCGACAGGTTTGAGACTGCCCTAGATTACATATTTGCTTTGGGAGAAGACAAGCCCGAAATTAGCTTAGGGGGCAATTCTAAATGA
- a CDS encoding 50S ribosomal protein L24: MQLTKDSPKSPSKQRKRIHQGSIHSHKNMFNVRLDEFLREEYGLRSMKLKKGDLVKIMRGRFRETEGTVERLDYKEVRVYLDSAKTEKADGTEIAVPIHPSNLMLLQPEMDDEREERIEKRMMRSMESE; the protein is encoded by the coding sequence ATACAATTGACGAAAGACAGTCCAAAATCACCGAGTAAGCAGCGGAAACGCATTCATCAGGGTAGTATACATTCACACAAGAATATGTTCAATGTAAGACTAGATGAATTTCTGAGAGAAGAATATGGTCTCAGATCTATGAAACTTAAGAAAGGTGATCTGGTCAAAATTATGCGAGGGCGATTCAGAGAGACAGAGGGCACTGTTGAACGGCTCGATTACAAGGAAGTAAGAGTCTATCTCGATAGTGCAAAGACTGAGAAAGCAGATGGCACCGAGATAGCTGTGCCGATCCACCCCTCAAACCTCATGCTTCTCCAACCGGAAATGGATGATGAGAGAGAAGAGCGAATAGAGAAGAGAATGATGCGAAGCATGGAGAGTGAATAG
- a CDS encoding 50S ribosomal protein L14 yields MSRKVGRGIRRFMPKIARGLPIGARVLCADNSGARELEIITVFGYKGTIRKIGKAGIGDLVNVGVIKGKQELRKQVLQAVIVRQRKPYRRPDGSWIQFEDNAAVLVKPGGEPQGSELRGPMAKEVTLKWPRVAAIASKIV; encoded by the coding sequence ATGTCGAGAAAAGTTGGTAGAGGAATCAGGAGATTCATGCCGAAAATAGCTAGGGGGCTCCCCATCGGTGCACGGGTCTTGTGTGCTGATAATTCAGGAGCCAGAGAATTAGAAATCATTACTGTTTTCGGATACAAAGGCACTATCAGAAAGATTGGCAAGGCTGGCATTGGTGATTTGGTTAATGTCGGTGTTATCAAAGGAAAGCAAGAACTCAGAAAACAGGTGCTTCAAGCGGTAATCGTTCGGCAACGAAAGCCCTACAGACGGCCAGATGGATCGTGGATTCAGTTTGAAGACAATGCAGCAGTTCTTGTGAAGCCAGGTGGAGAACCACAGGGCTCAGAATTGCGAGGTCCAATGGCAAAGGAAGTTACGCTCAAATGGCCTCGAGTAGCGGCTATAGCATCCAAGATAGTGTGA
- a CDS encoding 30S ribosomal protein S17, producing the protein MAKGENAVRNIGIPGVEPPEEVCDDPHCPFHGHLPVRGRIMEGVVTSTEMHKAITFQMDYLSLVKKYSRYERRRTKKHAHLPPCIKVKKGDQVKVVECRPLSKNVSCVVVSRQSPISGKEE; encoded by the coding sequence ATGGCAAAAGGTGAAAATGCAGTCAGAAACATCGGTATTCCCGGGGTAGAACCTCCAGAGGAGGTTTGTGATGATCCGCATTGTCCATTTCATGGACACTTACCCGTAAGGGGAAGAATCATGGAAGGAGTGGTAACAAGTACGGAGATGCACAAGGCAATCACCTTCCAGATGGACTACCTATCTCTTGTCAAGAAATACTCCCGATATGAACGTCGCCGAACAAAGAAGCATGCGCACTTGCCACCTTGTATCAAAGTCAAGAAAGGAGACCAGGTGAAAGTAGTCGAATGTAGACCACTTAGCAAGAATGTTTCCTGTGTTGTTGTGTCAAGACAATCGCCAATTTCAGGAAAGGAGGAGTAA
- a CDS encoding ribonuclease P protein subunit yields MRIQPENIVRHELVGLKAHVAQSTDPTQISNKGQVIRESKNMLELKIASGTVKIPKGNAVFDFSLPDGRVVRVDGKLLEGRPEERMKQRLRRRW; encoded by the coding sequence ATGAGAATTCAGCCCGAAAACATCGTTAGACACGAGCTGGTGGGGCTAAAGGCCCACGTAGCACAATCAACGGATCCAACCCAGATTTCAAACAAAGGACAGGTCATTAGAGAAAGCAAGAATATGTTGGAACTGAAAATAGCTTCTGGTACTGTTAAGATTCCAAAGGGTAATGCAGTATTTGATTTCTCACTTCCAGATGGGAGAGTTGTTCGAGTCGATGGAAAACTACTGGAAGGACGGCCTGAGGAACGAATGAAACAGAGGCTCAGGAGGAGATGGTAA
- the rpmC gene encoding 50S ribosomal protein L29 encodes MARLTAQDIRNLTPEERKKRLEELYDQLSSLRTEVATGGGTENPYQIRQVKKTIARILTVEREEELGVPR; translated from the coding sequence ATGGCAAGACTTACCGCTCAAGACATCAGAAACCTCACACCTGAGGAACGTAAAAAGAGGCTAGAGGAGCTGTACGACCAGCTTTCAAGTCTTCGTACAGAAGTCGCGACAGGTGGAGGAACTGAGAATCCCTATCAGATTCGGCAAGTGAAGAAAACGATTGCGCGTATTCTTACAGTCGAACGAGAAGAAGAACTGGGGGTACCCCGATGA
- a CDS encoding 30S ribosomal protein S3, with the protein MSAVKHFIEQNARKLTIDEFLSRELNTAGYGGLEIKEGPMRTDIVIYASRPGVVIGRRGSNVRELTYTLETQFMVDNPQVEVSEIENPWLNAQVMASRIARQMERGVRFRRMVYWIINRIMRAGAEGCEIIVKGKLSSRRGRYQKFRKGTITKTGEPARAFVDEADDTAILKPGSIGIKVRIMKADAKLPGRVHVKEPKDREREEPRLLAEPEEDKEEKEEEEAEAVEEVPEGITDLEELRELEELDELELVEEEPVQEAPEEEQPEATEEEKKEDEEPTVAETDSTLEELEELDELDPSTEETKEEE; encoded by the coding sequence ATGTCTGCTGTCAAACATTTCATCGAACAGAACGCGAGGAAACTCACTATTGACGAGTTTCTAAGCCGTGAGCTGAACACAGCTGGATACGGGGGTCTTGAAATCAAAGAAGGACCCATGAGAACTGATATCGTCATATACGCCTCTCGACCAGGCGTTGTGATTGGTCGAAGAGGATCAAATGTTAGAGAATTAACGTATACACTCGAAACACAGTTCATGGTTGACAACCCGCAAGTTGAGGTTAGCGAAATAGAAAACCCATGGCTCAACGCCCAAGTAATGGCCTCCAGAATTGCAAGACAAATGGAGCGCGGTGTTAGATTCAGAAGAATGGTCTACTGGATCATCAACAGGATTATGCGGGCTGGAGCCGAAGGCTGCGAGATTATTGTTAAAGGCAAGCTGTCAAGCAGGCGTGGTCGCTATCAGAAGTTCCGAAAAGGAACTATCACAAAAACAGGCGAACCCGCCAGAGCGTTCGTTGACGAAGCTGATGATACTGCGATTCTGAAACCAGGATCAATTGGAATCAAAGTTAGAATCATGAAAGCAGACGCCAAACTTCCTGGCAGAGTTCATGTAAAAGAACCAAAAGACAGAGAGAGAGAAGAACCACGTCTTCTTGCCGAACCTGAAGAAGACAAGGAAGAAAAAGAGGAAGAAGAGGCGGAAGCAGTTGAAGAGGTGCCTGAAGGCATCACTGACCTTGAAGAATTACGTGAACTTGAAGAGCTTGACGAGCTAGAGCTGGTAGAAGAAGAACCAGTTCAAGAAGCTCCAGAAGAAGAGCAACCCGAAGCTACTGAAGAAGAGAAAAAAGAAGATGAAGAACCAACAGTAGCAGAAACCGACAGTACCCTAGAAGAGCTCGAGGAGTTAGATGAGCTCGATCCATCTACTGAAGAAACTAAGGAAGAGGAGTAG
- a CDS encoding 50S ribosomal protein L22 has protein sequence MPNYGYSIIGLDPDKTAVASGRNMRCSPKHCVEICNEIRGKMLHDALDLLDKVIDEEAWIPYKKYKKKGAHHSGMKKWHTGGHPVKASKKIREVLVNAEANADHKGLDIDRLRIKHAATQKGRTYKKYIQRAFGRSTEYFEHTAHVEIVLEEVG, from the coding sequence ATGCCCAATTACGGATATAGCATAATAGGCCTAGACCCGGATAAAACAGCCGTGGCTAGTGGTCGCAACATGAGATGCTCCCCCAAGCATTGTGTGGAGATATGTAACGAAATCAGGGGAAAGATGTTACATGACGCTCTAGACCTTCTTGATAAGGTCATAGACGAAGAGGCCTGGATTCCATACAAGAAGTACAAGAAGAAGGGGGCCCACCACTCTGGAATGAAGAAATGGCACACTGGCGGACATCCGGTTAAGGCATCGAAGAAGATTCGGGAAGTCCTAGTTAATGCAGAGGCAAATGCAGATCATAAAGGTCTGGACATAGACCGCCTCAGAATCAAGCATGCAGCTACGCAAAAAGGACGGACCTACAAGAAGTATATCCAACGGGCATTTGGAAGAAGTACAGAGTACTTCGAACACACGGCACATGTCGAAATCGTACTTGAAGAGGTTGGCTAA
- a CDS encoding 4Fe-4S dicluster domain-containing protein — MPKHAKEIVIDEELCKGCHICISVCPRDVLEKAEEVDSRGFFIPVVKDLESCVVCRLCEMECPDFAISVVEDK; from the coding sequence ATGCCAAAGCATGCAAAGGAAATTGTTATTGATGAAGAGCTATGCAAAGGCTGTCATATCTGTATCTCCGTGTGCCCTAGAGATGTCTTAGAAAAAGCCGAAGAGGTAGACAGCAGAGGGTTCTTTATTCCTGTAGTTAAGGACTTGGAATCTTGCGTTGTTTGCAGATTGTGTGAGATGGAATGTCCAGATTTTGCTATCTCGGTTGTTGAAGACAAATAG
- a CDS encoding alpha/beta fold hydrolase, translating into MNVIRNHVIEANMTDVQVLATEFTSKGETIRGNFVLPTTKGPFPGVCKFHGLPGGPDQVSGVATRLAEAGFAVLVFDFRGFRKSDGLFSLSGEIADAKVAITHLMQSDFASDSWVGVYGASYGAAVAVCTAAYDKRIDTVVLRAPVYDTLWFAKSPMIQPAVENIIKTDPSQINRIEDPKIRKRILQRMIDDAKIHNPMDEIAKVSPIPLLIIHGAQDTAIDLAGVKKLYERGGEPKEFILVEGADHELSDNTAYERTVHSVVKWFLKQWRNT; encoded by the coding sequence ATGAATGTTATAAGAAACCATGTTATTGAAGCAAATATGACCGATGTACAAGTGCTTGCCACCGAATTCACCTCTAAGGGTGAAACTATACGGGGCAATTTCGTTCTCCCCACCACTAAAGGGCCGTTTCCAGGTGTCTGCAAATTCCATGGTCTTCCAGGAGGACCTGACCAGGTCAGTGGAGTGGCAACAAGGCTTGCTGAGGCAGGGTTTGCAGTTCTGGTGTTTGATTTTAGGGGGTTTAGAAAGAGCGATGGATTGTTTAGCCTGTCTGGAGAGATAGCTGATGCAAAAGTAGCAATCACTCATCTTATGCAATCAGACTTTGCGAGTGACTCTTGGGTTGGCGTGTATGGCGCAAGCTATGGTGCTGCAGTTGCAGTCTGTACAGCTGCATATGACAAAAGAATCGATACAGTTGTTCTGCGGGCACCAGTTTACGATACCCTCTGGTTTGCTAAGTCTCCAATGATTCAACCGGCTGTTGAAAATATAATCAAAACAGATCCCAGCCAAATAAATCGAATTGAAGATCCTAAGATTCGAAAAAGAATCCTTCAGAGAATGATTGATGATGCTAAGATTCACAATCCGATGGATGAAATAGCGAAGGTTTCCCCCATTCCTCTTCTTATTATCCACGGAGCTCAAGATACCGCTATCGATTTGGCTGGTGTGAAGAAGCTCTATGAACGAGGCGGTGAGCCAAAAGAATTTATCTTGGTAGAAGGTGCAGATCACGAGCTCTCTGACAATACTGCGTATGAAAGAACGGTACACAGTGTTGTCAAGTGGTTTTTGAAACAATGGAGAAACACATAG